In Lentibacillus amyloliquefaciens, one DNA window encodes the following:
- the gnd gene encoding phosphogluconate dehydrogenase (NAD(+)-dependent, decarboxylating), giving the protein MEIGMIGLGKMGLNLSLNLLDHEHKVVGFDKNTAAIESVASESLQLAESLRELVKNLPSPRKIWLMVPAGKVTTAVIDELIPLLDDGDILIDGGNSNYNDTLKHAEKLKEHGIYFFDCGTSGGVDGARSGACTMIGGDEAKFKEIEQLFKDVSVDNGYLYTGKCGSGHFLKMVHNGMEYGMMQAIGEGFDILEKSEFDYDYEQVAKVFNNGSVIRSWLMELVESAFSKDANLDDIRGVMNSSGEGKWTVETALDLQAAAPVIALSLMMRYRSQEDDTFSGKVVAALRNEFGGHDVVNR; this is encoded by the coding sequence ATGGAAATCGGAATGATTGGACTCGGAAAAATGGGTCTTAACTTATCCTTGAACTTATTGGACCACGAGCATAAAGTCGTGGGATTTGATAAAAATACTGCAGCAATTGAAAGCGTTGCCAGCGAAAGTTTGCAGCTCGCTGAGTCTTTACGTGAACTTGTTAAAAATCTGCCTTCACCCAGAAAGATATGGCTGATGGTTCCGGCAGGTAAGGTTACCACGGCAGTTATCGATGAACTGATCCCATTGCTGGATGATGGCGATATATTAATTGATGGTGGTAATTCGAATTATAACGATACACTCAAGCATGCCGAAAAATTAAAAGAGCATGGAATTTATTTCTTTGATTGCGGTACGAGTGGTGGTGTAGACGGTGCCAGGTCAGGCGCTTGTACGATGATTGGCGGAGACGAAGCTAAATTTAAGGAAATTGAACAATTGTTTAAGGATGTTTCAGTCGATAATGGTTACCTTTACACCGGAAAATGTGGAAGCGGACACTTTTTGAAAATGGTTCATAATGGCATGGAATATGGGATGATGCAGGCAATAGGAGAAGGATTCGATATCCTGGAGAAAAGTGAATTCGATTATGACTATGAACAGGTTGCAAAGGTATTCAACAATGGATCTGTTATCCGCTCCTGGCTGATGGAATTGGTTGAAAGTGCGTTTTCCAAAGATGCCAATCTGGATGATATCCGGGGTGTCATGAACTCATCCGGAGAAGGCAAATGGACGGTGGAAACGGCACTGGACTTGCAAGCTGCCGCCCCAGTTATAGCATTGTCGCTTATGATGCGGTATCGCTCACAGGAAGATGACACGTTTTCCGGCAAAGTTGTTGCAGCACTAAGGAACGAATTTGGCGGACACGATGTCGTGAATAGGTAG